One window of the Pseudomonas lurida genome contains the following:
- a CDS encoding AAA family ATPase encodes MKVVVLAGPESSGKSWLAAELQTHFGGLMVGEYVRYFIDHHQRDTRLADIPDIAHGQLAWEDAARARQPRLLILDTHLLTNKLWSQTLFGDYPAWLDSELLARHYDLHLLLSPDDVEWTADGQRCQPELADRQAFFQASLDWMQQHRQPLVVIGGDWAQRRATAFAAVARLLA; translated from the coding sequence ATGAAGGTGGTGGTACTGGCCGGCCCCGAATCCAGCGGCAAAAGCTGGCTGGCGGCAGAACTGCAAACGCATTTCGGCGGGTTGATGGTGGGTGAATATGTGCGCTATTTCATCGATCACCATCAACGCGACACCCGCCTGGCGGACATCCCGGACATCGCCCATGGCCAACTGGCCTGGGAAGACGCCGCCCGCGCCAGACAGCCACGGCTGTTGATCCTCGACACACACCTGCTGACCAACAAACTCTGGAGTCAGACCCTGTTCGGCGACTACCCGGCCTGGCTCGACAGTGAACTGCTGGCACGCCACTACGACCTGCACCTGCTGCTGTCGCCGGATGATGTGGAGTGGACCGCCGACGGCCAGCGCTGCCAACCGGAACTGGCGGATCGCCAGGCGTTTTTCCAGGCCAGCCTGGACTGGATGCAGCAGCACCGGCAACCGCTGGTGGTGATAGGCGGGGATTGGGCACAGCGCCGCGCCACGGCCTTCGCCGCCGTTGCGAGGTTGCTCGCCTAG
- a CDS encoding FMN-dependent NADH-azoreductase, translated as MKLLHIDSSILGDNSASRQLSASVVKAWQAAEPGVEVTYRDLASEGINHFSGATLGALGTAAELRDAAQQHEAELSASSLAEFLAADAVVVGAPMYNFTIATQLKAWIDRIAVAGQTFRYTEAGPEGLCGNKKVIIVSTAGGLHAGQASGAAHEGYLKLLFGFLGITDIEIVRAEGLAYGDEVRSKALSDANALINEQLFAAA; from the coding sequence ATGAAACTGTTGCATATCGATTCCAGCATCCTCGGCGACAACTCGGCTTCCCGTCAGCTCAGCGCTAGCGTGGTCAAGGCCTGGCAAGCGGCGGAGCCGGGTGTGGAAGTGACTTACCGTGACCTGGCCAGCGAAGGCATCAACCACTTCTCTGGCGCGACCCTGGGCGCCTTGGGTACCGCCGCTGAACTGCGTGATGCCGCGCAACAGCACGAAGCCGAGCTGAGTGCCTCGTCGCTGGCTGAGTTCCTCGCCGCCGATGCGGTTGTCGTGGGTGCGCCGATGTACAACTTCACCATTGCGACCCAATTGAAAGCCTGGATCGACCGCATCGCCGTCGCCGGCCAGACGTTCCGCTACACCGAAGCGGGTCCGGAAGGCCTGTGTGGCAACAAGAAGGTCATTATCGTCTCCACCGCGGGTGGCCTGCACGCCGGGCAAGCCTCCGGTGCCGCCCATGAAGGCTATCTGAAGTTGCTGTTCGGCTTCCTCGGTATCACCGATATCGAAATCGTGCGTGCCGAAGGCCTGGCCTATGGTGACGAAGTGCGCAGCAAAGCCCTGAGCGACGCCAACGCACTGATCAACGAACAATTGTTCGCCGCCGCGTAA
- a CDS encoding undecaprenyl-diphosphate phosphatase translates to MDFWTAIQALILGVVEGLTEFLPISSTGHQIIVADLLDFTGDRFNAFNIIIQLGAILAVVWEFRGKIFEVVSGLPTQRKAQRFTVNLLIAFLPAVVLGVIFADLIHHYLFNPITVATALVVGGIIMLWAERREHEVHAETVDDITWKDALKVGLAQCLAMIPGTSRSGSTIIGGLLFGLSRKTATEFSFFLAMPTMVGAAVYSGYKYRDLFQPSDLPVFAIGFVTSFIFAMIAVKGLLKFIASHSYAAFAWYRIAFGLLILATWQFGWIDWAAAKA, encoded by the coding sequence ATGGATTTTTGGACCGCCATTCAGGCATTGATTCTTGGCGTCGTGGAGGGGCTTACGGAGTTCCTGCCGATTTCAAGCACCGGCCACCAGATCATCGTCGCCGACTTGCTCGACTTTACCGGCGACCGTTTCAACGCGTTCAACATCATCATCCAGCTGGGCGCGATCCTGGCGGTGGTGTGGGAATTTCGCGGCAAGATTTTCGAAGTGGTCAGTGGCCTGCCGACCCAGCGCAAGGCCCAGCGGTTCACCGTCAACCTGCTGATCGCCTTTCTGCCGGCGGTGGTGCTGGGGGTGATTTTCGCCGACCTGATTCACCACTACCTGTTCAACCCGATCACTGTCGCCACGGCGTTGGTGGTGGGCGGCATCATCATGTTGTGGGCCGAGCGCCGCGAGCACGAAGTGCACGCCGAAACCGTCGACGACATCACTTGGAAAGACGCGCTCAAGGTTGGCCTGGCCCAGTGCCTGGCGATGATTCCGGGCACCTCGCGTTCGGGTTCGACCATTATCGGCGGGCTGCTCTTCGGGCTGTCACGCAAGACCGCCACCGAGTTCTCGTTCTTCCTGGCGATGCCGACCATGGTCGGTGCAGCGGTGTATTCGGGCTACAAGTACCGTGACCTGTTCCAGCCTTCGGACCTGCCGGTGTTCGCCATCGGCTTCGTGACGTCGTTCATCTTCGCGATGATTGCGGTCAAGGGTTTGCTCAAGTTCATCGCCAGCCACAGCTATGCCGCGTTTGCCTGGTACCGCATCGCATTCGGCCTGCTGATCCTGGCAACCTGGCAGTTCGGCTGGATCGACTGGGCGGCGGCCAAGGCATGA
- the pnuC gene encoding nicotinamide riboside transporter PnuC encodes MSGLELFAAALGVIAVWLTVKQNPWCWPIGLVMVLLYTWVFFDVKLYSDMLLQVVYAALQVYGWWQWTRAGEVKQGRQVTSLGVPAIIASLAVGAIGSLLLGAAMAHWTDAAQPWLDAALTGFSLVAQMWMAQKRVQCWPLWIAVDVIFVGLFLYKGLYLTAALYALFTVIAVQGWREWRADPALHA; translated from the coding sequence ATGTCCGGGCTTGAACTGTTCGCTGCCGCCCTGGGGGTGATCGCCGTGTGGCTGACGGTCAAGCAGAACCCCTGGTGCTGGCCCATCGGGTTGGTGATGGTGTTGCTCTACACCTGGGTGTTCTTCGACGTGAAGCTCTATTCCGACATGCTCTTGCAGGTGGTCTACGCCGCCCTGCAAGTCTACGGGTGGTGGCAGTGGACCCGTGCCGGCGAGGTCAAGCAGGGTCGGCAGGTGACCAGCCTGGGCGTGCCAGCCATCATTGCCAGCCTGGCGGTGGGCGCAATCGGCAGCCTGCTGCTCGGCGCCGCCATGGCGCACTGGACCGACGCCGCCCAGCCCTGGCTGGATGCCGCCCTGACCGGGTTCAGCCTGGTGGCACAAATGTGGATGGCGCAAAAGCGCGTGCAATGCTGGCCCCTGTGGATTGCCGTGGATGTGATCTTCGTCGGGCTGTTCCTCTACAAAGGCCTCTACCTCACCGCTGCGCTTTACGCGCTGTTCACCGTGATCGCCGTGCAGGGCTGGCGTGAATGGCGTGCCGACCCGGCGTTGCACGCATGA
- a CDS encoding LysR substrate-binding domain-containing protein, producing MQDLNDLYYFVKVVEAGGFAAAGRLLGIPKSRLSRRIAELEERLGARLLQRTTRQLTLTAVGERYLRHCQAMLLEAEMADEAVASMSSEPRGRLRVSCPVGMAQHILPELVAGFLAAHPQVQLEMTLVNRRVDLVAEGIDVALRVREFGDEDPLLVTKRLRQAQTVLVASPALMLGRQVATLDDLKQLPILGALEADRLVHQRILDPQGNAHDLAMEARLGIDDFIVRKASAIMGLGFTVLPMMYCEEELASGRLVQLLPEWSLPGGWLQAVYPHRRGVLPAIRAWIDYLEEGFKGCGDRLL from the coding sequence ATGCAGGACCTCAACGACCTCTATTATTTCGTTAAAGTTGTGGAAGCTGGTGGCTTCGCTGCAGCCGGACGGCTGCTGGGAATACCCAAGTCGCGGCTGTCACGGCGCATTGCCGAGCTGGAAGAACGCCTCGGCGCACGTCTGCTGCAACGCACTACGCGCCAATTGACCCTCACCGCTGTCGGCGAACGCTACCTGCGGCACTGCCAGGCCATGCTGCTGGAGGCGGAAATGGCCGATGAGGCCGTGGCCAGCATGTCGAGTGAACCCCGTGGGCGACTGCGGGTGAGCTGCCCGGTGGGTATGGCCCAGCACATCCTGCCGGAGCTGGTCGCCGGCTTCCTCGCAGCCCATCCTCAGGTGCAGTTGGAGATGACCCTGGTCAACCGCCGCGTCGACCTGGTAGCCGAAGGCATCGATGTGGCCCTGCGGGTGCGTGAATTCGGCGACGAGGACCCGCTGCTGGTCACCAAGCGCCTGCGTCAGGCCCAGACTGTGCTGGTGGCCAGCCCTGCCCTCATGCTCGGGCGCCAGGTGGCGACCTTGGATGACCTCAAGCAGTTGCCGATCCTGGGTGCGCTCGAGGCGGATCGCCTGGTGCATCAGCGCATTCTCGACCCCCAGGGCAACGCCCACGACCTGGCGATGGAAGCCCGGCTCGGCATTGATGATTTCATCGTACGCAAAGCCAGCGCCATCATGGGCCTGGGCTTTACCGTGCTGCCGATGATGTACTGTGAAGAAGAATTGGCCAGCGGCCGGTTGGTGCAACTGCTGCCGGAATGGTCTTTGCCGGGCGGCTGGCTGCAAGCGGTGTACCCGCATCGCCGTGGTGTATTGCCGGCCATTCGCGCCTGGATCGATTACCTCGAAGAAGGCTTCAAAGGCTGTGGAGACCGCCTGCTATGA
- the xth gene encoding exodeoxyribonuclease III, with translation MKALKIATFNINGIRARLPNLLEWLAREQPDVVCLQELKAPESLFPYADLDTAGYGAICLGQASWNGVAILARDAQPLESRRGLPGDDGDTQSRYIEAAVHGVLVGCLYLPNGNPQPGPKFAYKLAWFERLIAYAKALQASEHPVLLAGDFNVVPTDQDIYNPRSWLKDALLQPQGREAYQRLLDQGWTDAVRHLYPDERVYTFWDYWRQHWQKNAGLRIDHLLLNPALAPYLKEAGVDAWVRNEPHPSDHAPTWIQLGTRKTR, from the coding sequence ATGAAAGCGCTGAAAATCGCCACCTTCAACATCAACGGCATTCGTGCCCGGTTGCCGAACCTGCTGGAATGGCTGGCGCGGGAACAACCCGACGTGGTGTGTCTGCAGGAGCTCAAGGCCCCGGAAAGCCTGTTCCCCTACGCCGATCTCGACACGGCCGGTTATGGCGCGATCTGCCTGGGGCAAGCGTCGTGGAACGGGGTGGCGATCCTGGCCCGGGATGCCCAGCCACTGGAGAGCCGGCGCGGTTTGCCCGGCGATGACGGCGACACGCAAAGCCGCTATATCGAAGCCGCCGTGCATGGCGTATTGGTCGGCTGCCTGTATTTGCCCAATGGCAACCCGCAGCCCGGGCCGAAGTTCGCGTACAAACTGGCCTGGTTCGAGCGGCTGATCGCCTATGCGAAGGCGCTGCAAGCCAGTGAACATCCGGTGTTGCTGGCCGGGGACTTCAACGTGGTGCCCACTGACCAGGATATCTACAACCCACGCTCCTGGCTCAAGGATGCATTGCTGCAACCGCAAGGCCGCGAGGCCTACCAGCGCCTGCTTGACCAGGGCTGGACCGACGCCGTGCGCCATTTGTACCCCGATGAGCGCGTCTATACCTTCTGGGATTACTGGCGCCAGCATTGGCAGAAAAATGCCGGCCTGCGCATCGATCACCTGTTGCTCAACCCGGCGCTCGCGCCTTACTTGAAAGAGGCGGGCGTGGATGCCTGGGTGCGCAACGAGCCTCACCCCAGCGACCATGCGCCGACGTGGATTCAACTGGGGACGCGCAAAACGCGTTAA
- the ggt gene encoding gamma-glutamyltransferase, which translates to MKYQPFSRTLIATALVLMVSGVQAASQAPVAGENGMVVTAQHLATHVGVDVLKAGGNAVDAAVAVGYALAVVYPAAGNLGGGGFMTVQLADGRKTFLDFREKAPLAATANMYLDKEGNVIEGLSAKGHLAVGVPGTVSGMELALSKYGTLKRAQVIAPAIKLAENGFALEQGDIDLLHTATGEFEKDKDMRGIFLHNGQPMQVGQKLVQKDLAKTLKEISAKGSDGFYKGWVAKALVDSSQAGKGIITQADLDKYKTRELAPIECDYRGYHVVSAPPPSSGGVVICQIMNILEGYPMADLGYHSAQGLHYQIEAMRHAYVDRNSYLGDPDFVKNPIEHLLDKNYAAKLRDAIEPQKAGDSQAIKPGVSPHEGNNTTHYSIVDKWGNAVSVTYTLNDWFGAGVMASKTGVILNDEMDDFTVKVGVPNMYGLVQGEANAIAPGKAPLSSMSPTIVTKDGKAVMVVGTPGGSRIITATLLTILNVIDYKMNIQEAVDAPRFHQQWMPETTNLETFAVSPDTQKILESWGHKFAGPQDANHLAAILVGAPSLGGKPVGNNRFYGANDPRRNTGLSLGY; encoded by the coding sequence ATGAAATACCAACCCTTCAGCCGTACCTTGATTGCCACAGCCCTGGTGTTGATGGTCAGTGGTGTGCAAGCCGCTTCCCAGGCCCCGGTGGCCGGTGAAAATGGCATGGTGGTGACGGCCCAGCATTTGGCAACTCATGTGGGTGTGGATGTGCTCAAGGCCGGTGGCAATGCGGTCGATGCGGCCGTAGCCGTGGGCTATGCGCTGGCGGTGGTGTATCCGGCTGCGGGCAACCTGGGCGGCGGCGGATTCATGACCGTGCAACTGGCGGACGGTCGCAAGACCTTCCTCGACTTCCGCGAAAAAGCCCCGCTGGCGGCCACCGCCAATATGTACCTGGATAAAGAGGGCAACGTCATCGAAGGCTTGAGCGCCAAGGGGCACCTGGCCGTCGGCGTACCTGGCACAGTGTCGGGGATGGAACTGGCCCTGAGCAAATACGGCACCCTCAAGCGCGCCCAGGTGATTGCCCCGGCGATCAAGCTGGCGGAAAACGGCTTTGCCCTGGAGCAGGGCGATATCGACCTGCTGCACACCGCCACCGGCGAGTTTGAAAAAGACAAGGACATGCGCGGGATCTTCCTGCACAACGGCCAGCCCATGCAGGTGGGCCAGAAGCTGGTGCAGAAAGACCTGGCCAAGACCCTCAAGGAAATCTCGGCCAAGGGCAGCGACGGCTTCTATAAAGGTTGGGTCGCCAAGGCCCTGGTGGACTCCAGCCAGGCTGGCAAAGGCATCATCACCCAGGCTGACCTCGACAAGTACAAGACCCGCGAGCTGGCGCCCATCGAGTGCGACTACCGTGGCTACCACGTGGTCTCGGCACCGCCTCCGAGCTCCGGCGGCGTGGTGATCTGCCAGATCATGAACATCCTCGAAGGCTACCCGATGGCCGACCTCGGCTACCATTCGGCCCAGGGCCTGCACTACCAGATCGAGGCCATGCGCCACGCCTACGTGGACCGCAACAGCTACCTCGGCGACCCGGATTTCGTGAAGAACCCGATCGAGCACCTGCTGGATAAAAACTACGCGGCGAAATTGCGTGACGCGATCGAGCCGCAGAAGGCCGGCGATTCCCAGGCGATCAAGCCGGGCGTGTCGCCCCATGAAGGCAACAACACCACCCACTACTCCATCGTCGACAAGTGGGGCAACGCGGTATCGGTCACCTACACCCTCAACGACTGGTTTGGTGCGGGCGTGATGGCGAGCAAGACCGGGGTGATCCTCAACGATGAAATGGACGACTTCACCGTCAAGGTCGGCGTGCCGAACATGTACGGCCTGGTCCAGGGTGAAGCCAACGCCATTGCGCCGGGCAAGGCGCCGCTGTCGTCGATGAGCCCGACCATCGTGACCAAGGACGGCAAGGCCGTGATGGTGGTGGGGACACCGGGTGGCAGCCGTATCATCACCGCCACCTTGCTGACGATCCTGAATGTCATCGACTACAAGATGAACATCCAGGAGGCTGTGGACGCGCCGCGCTTCCACCAGCAGTGGATGCCGGAAACCACTAACCTTGAGACCTTCGCGGTCAGCCCGGACACCCAGAAGATCCTCGAAAGCTGGGGCCACAAGTTTGCAGGCCCGCAAGATGCCAACCACTTGGCGGCGATCCTGGTTGGCGCGCCGTCCCTGGGCGGCAAGCCGGTGGGTAACAACCGCTTCTATGGCGCGAATGACCCGCGTCGCAACACGGGGCTGTCATTGGGCTACTGA
- a CDS encoding FAD-dependent oxidoreductase, whose translation MNVRIVARLINLPENRGVRVQTAAHPLLLVRVGDQVRAFQADCPHAGAPLEEGVICKGHIVCPWHKAAFAVDSGAVREPLALVGLKQYPVHVHDGVVSVGDEPLTAESVTPPADGRCFAVIGAGAAGAAAVAALKRHGFAGRLLWIDREQRPAYDRTALSKFVIAGEMAADDTPSLLDEAVNVHGQVQRLDGVAKRIELADGRHYHYDAALVATGGQAQPLDIPGAALNNVFVLRSREDAARISASAESATCAVIIGDSFIGLEAASALRQRGLVVQVVSRHAIPLAAQLGKRIGAALRQLHEANGVIFHSNTEPERLDGHGAVSTVLLKNGNRLAADLVLVGVGVTPATAFVEGVTKAEDHSLVVDDCLLAAPGLWAAGDNVTFPWQHQPTRIEHWRVAQQLGVLAARNMLGEALAYADVPFFWTYHFDKTFEVLGHPQHWNRLHLEGDLQQHDFIALLCHGDQVEAVIACEHQQAVARLSQRMQHPLDKAKALELIRSR comes from the coding sequence ATGAATGTGCGCATCGTTGCTCGCCTGATCAATTTGCCTGAAAACCGGGGTGTTCGCGTCCAGACCGCAGCGCATCCCCTGCTGCTGGTACGCGTCGGCGACCAGGTACGGGCTTTCCAGGCGGACTGCCCGCACGCGGGTGCGCCGCTGGAAGAAGGCGTCATCTGTAAAGGTCACATCGTGTGCCCCTGGCATAAGGCAGCGTTTGCCGTGGACAGCGGGGCCGTGCGCGAACCACTGGCACTGGTCGGGCTCAAGCAATACCCGGTGCACGTTCACGATGGCGTGGTGAGCGTCGGCGACGAACCCCTCACTGCCGAGTCAGTAACCCCCCCTGCAGACGGTCGCTGTTTTGCCGTGATCGGCGCCGGTGCCGCGGGTGCCGCCGCCGTGGCTGCCTTGAAGCGCCACGGGTTTGCCGGGCGCTTGCTGTGGATCGACCGCGAACAGCGGCCGGCCTACGACCGCACCGCCCTGAGCAAATTCGTGATTGCCGGCGAAATGGCGGCCGATGACACCCCGTCACTGCTGGACGAAGCGGTGAATGTTCACGGCCAAGTGCAACGCCTGGACGGCGTCGCCAAACGCATCGAGTTGGCTGACGGTCGCCATTACCACTACGACGCCGCGCTGGTCGCCACCGGTGGCCAAGCCCAGCCCCTGGATATTCCCGGCGCCGCACTGAACAACGTGTTCGTATTGCGCAGCCGCGAAGACGCCGCGCGCATCAGCGCCAGCGCAGAATCGGCCACCTGCGCGGTGATCATCGGTGACAGTTTCATCGGCCTGGAAGCGGCGTCGGCCTTGCGTCAACGTGGCCTGGTGGTGCAAGTGGTCAGCCGCCACGCCATCCCGCTGGCGGCGCAACTGGGCAAGCGCATCGGTGCCGCCTTGCGCCAATTGCACGAGGCCAACGGGGTCATATTCCACAGCAACACCGAGCCGGAGCGCCTGGACGGGCATGGCGCCGTCAGTACCGTACTGTTAAAAAATGGCAATCGCCTGGCAGCCGACCTGGTGCTGGTGGGCGTCGGCGTCACACCCGCCACCGCCTTTGTCGAAGGCGTCACGAAAGCCGAGGATCACTCGCTGGTCGTCGATGATTGCCTGCTGGCAGCACCGGGACTGTGGGCCGCCGGCGACAACGTGACGTTCCCATGGCAACACCAGCCCACGCGCATCGAACACTGGCGCGTGGCCCAGCAGCTCGGCGTGCTGGCGGCGCGCAACATGCTGGGTGAAGCCCTGGCGTACGCCGACGTGCCGTTCTTCTGGACCTACCACTTCGACAAGACTTTCGAAGTCCTCGGCCACCCGCAGCACTGGAACCGGTTGCACCTGGAAGGCGACCTGCAACAGCATGATTTCATCGCCCTGCTCTGCCATGGCGATCAGGTCGAAGCAGTGATCGCCTGCGAGCATCAACAAGCGGTGGCGCGCCTGTCACAACGTATGCAACACCCGTTGGATAAGGCCAAAGCCCTTGAACTGATCCGCAGCCGTTAA
- a CDS encoding TetR/AcrR family transcriptional regulator: protein MAIKKTGIRAQQADQTRARILQAAVKVFTRDGYSGGRVDAISKEADSNDRMLYYYFGSKEHLFVCVLEHTYEQFNKAESTLKLNLEAPEQALRDLVAFIWNYYVKHPEFVAILSIENLHQGKHAQQSGEMRRLSGEAVGVLKPIIEAGQAQGIFRLDVDLKHVYLMIASLCYFYNSNRHTLSSFLGEDLAGKGQQQDWLGFISDLVVRGVTPIPL from the coding sequence ATGGCGATCAAGAAGACCGGCATCCGCGCCCAACAGGCCGACCAGACCCGAGCGCGCATCCTCCAGGCCGCCGTCAAGGTGTTCACCCGCGACGGCTATTCCGGCGGGCGCGTCGACGCCATCTCCAAGGAAGCCGACTCCAACGACCGCATGCTCTATTACTATTTCGGCAGCAAGGAACACCTGTTCGTCTGCGTGCTGGAACACACCTACGAGCAATTCAATAAAGCCGAAAGCACGCTAAAGCTGAACCTGGAAGCTCCGGAGCAGGCCTTGCGCGACCTTGTCGCGTTCATCTGGAATTACTACGTCAAGCACCCGGAGTTCGTGGCGATCTTGAGCATCGAGAACCTGCACCAGGGCAAGCACGCGCAACAATCCGGCGAGATGCGCAGGTTGTCGGGAGAAGCGGTGGGCGTGCTGAAGCCGATCATCGAAGCCGGCCAGGCCCAGGGGATTTTCCGCCTGGATGTGGACCTCAAGCATGTGTACTTGATGATTGCCTCGCTGTGCTACTTCTATAACTCCAACCGCCACACCCTCAGCTCGTTCCTCGGTGAAGACCTGGCGGGCAAGGGTCAGCAGCAGGATTGGCTGGGGTTTATCAGTGATTTGGTGGTGCGGGGTGTAACACCGATCCCACTATAG
- a CDS encoding MmcQ/YjbR family DNA-binding protein produces the protein MTMTEAQVATFCLSLPGAREDYKWGGVRVFSIAGNKMFALQNLRGDSLAFKVDKELFLGHVDRPGIHPAPYLARAQWVIMNTPYPLGAEELRGLLQRSHQLVVSKLPKRTQVGLLLET, from the coding sequence ATGACGATGACCGAAGCCCAAGTCGCGACCTTCTGCCTCAGCCTGCCCGGCGCACGGGAAGACTACAAATGGGGTGGCGTGCGCGTGTTTTCCATTGCGGGCAACAAGATGTTTGCCCTGCAGAACCTGCGCGGTGATTCTCTGGCGTTCAAGGTCGACAAAGAGCTGTTTCTGGGGCATGTCGATCGCCCGGGCATCCACCCTGCGCCTTACCTGGCGCGGGCGCAGTGGGTCATCATGAACACGCCCTACCCGCTGGGTGCCGAGGAACTGCGTGGGCTGTTGCAGCGCTCCCACCAATTGGTGGTGAGCAAGCTGCCCAAGCGCACTCAGGTTGGCCTGCTTCTAGAGACATAG
- a CDS encoding DUF1294 domain-containing protein encodes MMIQYPRLKAALFVLLCAAPLLGSVLVWQRGETVIPLAAYGVVSVIAFFLYWSDKRKARTDSWRTPENILHAVELAGGWPGALIAQQVFRHKTRKVSYQVLFWVIVLLHQVFWLDQLFLGGTLWSVL; translated from the coding sequence ATGATGATCCAGTACCCGCGCCTGAAGGCGGCGCTCTTTGTGTTGCTATGCGCAGCGCCGTTGTTGGGTTCGGTATTGGTGTGGCAGCGTGGCGAGACGGTGATCCCGCTGGCAGCCTATGGCGTGGTCAGCGTGATCGCGTTCTTCCTTTACTGGAGCGACAAGCGCAAGGCGCGCACCGACAGCTGGCGCACCCCGGAAAACATTTTGCACGCCGTCGAGCTGGCGGGCGGCTGGCCGGGAGCGCTGATCGCCCAGCAAGTGTTCCGGCACAAGACGCGCAAAGTGTCTTACCAGGTGCTGTTCTGGGTGATCGTGCTGCTGCACCAAGTGTTCTGGCTGGACCAGTTGTTCCTGGGCGGCACGTTATGGTCAGTCCTCTAG
- a CDS encoding methyl-accepting chemotaxis protein: MNSLRNMSISRRLWLILIVAVLMLLALGLLMLKQIHDDLYQAKRQQTQHVVQTASGILTFYHGLETTGVMTREAAQKQALSAVRGLRYDHDDYFWINDLTPVMIMHPANPKLDGQNLSAIRDPDGFAVFNEFVALAKAKGAGIVNYRWPKPGAEAPVAKTSYIQLFEPWGWIIGSGVYVDDVQAEFNGQVWKASFIGLGIAAIMALLVSLIARSIVRPLQEAVNAMGNIASGESDLTRSLDTHGHDEVTQLSRHFNSFTAQLRQVVSQLQVCANALGQSSQELGNNATQAHDRSQQQSQQMELVATAINEVTYGVQDVAKNAEHAASEMRDAQAQAQQGQVNIDGSLQQIDQLSGTISQAVEVIRTLSAESTQIGSVLEVIRSIADQTNLLALNAAIEAARAGEQGRGFAVVADEVRLLAQRTQKSTAEIQGMIERLQGHSEAAVKVISDSHSASQLTIEQAGQAGASLTAIGQALRNLNGLNASIASATLQQAHVVEDINQNVTQAAGLSHSTALAAEQSSVASAHLRGLSEQLDELLRPFKV; this comes from the coding sequence ATGAACAGTTTGCGCAATATGTCGATCAGCCGGCGCCTCTGGCTGATCCTGATAGTCGCCGTGCTGATGCTGCTGGCCCTGGGTTTGCTGATGCTCAAGCAGATTCACGACGACCTGTACCAGGCCAAGCGCCAACAGACCCAGCATGTGGTCCAGACTGCCAGCGGGATCCTGACGTTTTATCACGGCCTCGAAACCACGGGCGTGATGACCCGCGAGGCCGCCCAGAAACAAGCCTTGAGCGCGGTGCGCGGCTTGCGCTACGACCATGACGACTATTTCTGGATCAACGACCTTACACCCGTGATGATCATGCACCCGGCCAACCCCAAGCTCGACGGCCAGAACCTGTCGGCTATCCGTGATCCTGACGGGTTTGCCGTGTTCAACGAGTTCGTGGCCCTGGCCAAGGCCAAGGGCGCCGGCATCGTCAACTATCGCTGGCCCAAGCCCGGAGCCGAAGCGCCGGTGGCCAAGACCTCGTATATCCAGCTGTTCGAACCCTGGGGCTGGATTATCGGCTCCGGCGTGTATGTGGATGACGTGCAGGCCGAGTTCAACGGCCAGGTGTGGAAAGCCTCGTTCATCGGCCTGGGTATCGCGGCGATCATGGCATTGCTGGTCTCGTTGATCGCACGCAGCATCGTGCGGCCGTTGCAGGAGGCGGTGAACGCCATGGGCAACATCGCCAGCGGCGAAAGCGACCTGACCCGCAGCCTCGACACTCATGGCCATGACGAGGTCACCCAACTGTCCCGACACTTCAACAGCTTTACCGCCCAGCTGCGCCAGGTGGTGAGCCAATTGCAGGTATGCGCCAATGCCCTGGGCCAGTCTTCACAGGAGCTGGGCAACAACGCAACCCAGGCCCATGACCGCAGCCAGCAACAGTCGCAGCAGATGGAACTGGTGGCGACCGCCATCAATGAAGTGACCTACGGTGTGCAGGATGTGGCCAAGAACGCCGAACACGCCGCCAGCGAAATGCGCGACGCACAGGCCCAGGCACAACAGGGCCAAGTGAATATCGACGGCAGCCTGCAGCAGATTGACCAGCTCTCCGGCACCATCAGCCAGGCGGTGGAGGTGATCCGCACCCTGTCGGCTGAAAGCACCCAGATCGGCAGCGTGCTCGAAGTGATCCGCTCCATCGCCGACCAGACCAACCTGCTGGCCCTCAACGCCGCGATTGAAGCGGCGCGTGCGGGTGAGCAAGGCCGTGGCTTTGCCGTGGTGGCCGACGAAGTACGGTTGCTGGCCCAGCGTACACAAAAATCCACCGCCGAGATCCAGGGCATGATCGAGCGCCTGCAAGGCCACTCGGAAGCAGCGGTCAAGGTGATCAGCGACAGCCACAGTGCGTCGCAACTGACCATTGAACAGGCGGGCCAGGCCGGCGCCAGCCTGACTGCCATCGGCCAGGCCCTGCGCAACCTCAACGGCCTGAACGCCTCGATTGCCAGCGCCACCCTGCAACAGGCCCATGTGGTCGAAGACATCAACCAGAACGTCACCCAGGCCGCGGGCCTGTCACACAGCACCGCGCTAGCGGCGGAGCAGTCGAGCGTAGCCAGTGCGCATTTGCGCGGCCTGAGCGAACAACTTGATGAGCTCCTCCGCCCATTCAAAGTCTGA